TCTGTTTCAAGGCTCTTATGATGGATTACATCATTATCATCCTTCATTAACAATATTACCTTGGCATCCTTTGTTTCTATTAATGTTAGGCTGTGTAAGACGTCGAAGCTGTGTGTGGCTATAACTATTTGCCTATCAGAATCGGTTAACCACTTTAATGATGTATTCATGAGACTTGGATGCATAGCCACTTCAATATCATCCCATAGGACTGCCAAATGGGATGTCAAGGTAATGAAAGTTTTACTCTTTGCTAATAATCTTGTTTTTGGGGATGGTAGCCCTTTAATATGGTTTTGTTGTATTTGGTTTTGGGTGTGTTGTGGGGTTGGATGTTCCGTTTGATGTTGTTTATAGGAGGGTTAAGTATGCTAGGTTGGAGTTTAGGGGGTTGAGGTTGCTTGTTGTTTTGCCGCTTAATGTGGAGGATCCCTCTAAGGTTTTGGAGAGGGGGAGGGTTTGGATTGAGAGGCAGTGGAGGGTTGTTCAGGAGGCTGTTAAAGAGGTTGATAGCAATGATATCTTCATGATTTTCGGTGAAAAATACATTATAGATTGCTCCAGCACCAAAAGTTCTGGGGTGAGCATTGCTGATAAGAGGATATATTTGGGTTGCGGTGACCCTAAAGTCTGTTTGAAGGTTTTCCGTCAACTTAAATGGCTTTTGAAGTTGAAGGTTGAATCGATAATTGGAGATTACTCCTTAAGGTTTGGGTTTAAGCCTAATAGGGTGCTTATATGGAGGCAGAAAACTAAGTGGGGGAGCTGCTCAAGTAAGGGTAACATAACCCTAAACCTTAAACTGGTATGCCTACCAGAGCATATGGTGAAGTATGTGGTATTCCACGAATTAACCCACCTGAAGTTTAAGGGGCATAACCGTAAATTCTGGCAGACAGTGGGCATGGAATTCCCAAACTACAAGGAACTGGAACGGGAACTCTACAAATACTGGTTCATAACCGAAATACTCTTCCAAAACCTAACCAGAAATGCTCAACAATCCTCAAATCATGAGGGACCTTTAAAGTGGAATTTGTGAATTTAGTGTTCTATCCCCGTTTACCAAGCCAGTATATTGCTCCAGCTATCACCCAGCAGATTATTGTGCTTATGGGTGTGAAGGAGCAGTGGGCGTAGTAGCCTAAGAAGGAGGGTTTACTTGCAGGTGCAGGTATCAGGGTAGTCACTCCCAGAACGA
This window of the Candidatus Methanomethylicota archaeon genome carries:
- a CDS encoding M48 family metallopeptidase; its protein translation is MDVPFDVVYRRVKYARLEFRGLRLLVVLPLNVEDPSKVLERGRVWIERQWRVVQEAVKEVDSNDIFMIFGEKYIIDCSSTKSSGVSIADKRIYLGCGDPKVCLKVFRQLKWLLKLKVESIIGDYSLRFGFKPNRVLIWRQKTKWGSCSSKGNITLNLKLVCLPEHMVKYVVFHELTHLKFKGHNRKFWQTVGMEFPNYKELERELYKYWFITEILFQNLTRNAQQSSNHEGPLKWNL
- a CDS encoding ATP-binding protein, whose amino-acid sequence is MTSHLAVLWDDIEVAMHPSLMNTSLKWLTDSDRQIVIATHSFDVLHSLTLIETKDAKVILLMKDDNDVIHHKSLETDELEEILEKGIDPRAVIESLVE